In Symmachiella dynata, the following are encoded in one genomic region:
- a CDS encoding phospho-sugar mutase: MSSTTPDERLRTAIAKIEAAAAENRLTPASATNASRWLTESYLAEYVPDVLALVDADRFEELDRLFWEVIPFGTGGRRGLMADIGSATINNRTIGESAQGLAVYMQQATGKTSGVAVVTSDTRLRSHDFAKLTATTFAANGLKVYLFESPRATPELSFAVRHLKCDVGAMVSASHNPPSDNGFKAYWSTGGQVLPPHDKGIIDCVYQCQELATIDFDEAVAAGKIEIIGAEVDRAYIANVLAMSLSQARDIKAVFTPLHGVGETAVYRAAEAAGFEGVTIFEPQRAADGNFPNVPDQLPNPERPEVFAPAIEQARAEDAALVLASDPDADRLGIAVRNGEGEYVHVSGNRIGVLIADYILRKRKEAGTLSPEHYVVETLVTTPLIAKLAQAADVRAIDDLLVGFKYIGQTMDREGPDNFVFGAEESLGYLAGQYARDKDAAIAGLYILELAAELHAEGKTLLDRLDEIYVEHGYFTESQTSLVSEGPTGKAQIDALMQTFRDAPPAELAGITLSRARDYGTHEVRSLPDNARVEDLPQPQGDLVFFDSAPGERQISFAARPSGTEPKIKFYYFAQASCPNKDALTTAKTNLEATLTDFKTALTEWVKKVVDN, encoded by the coding sequence ATGAGTTCCACGACACCTGACGAGCGACTTCGTACGGCCATCGCCAAAATTGAAGCCGCTGCCGCTGAGAACCGCTTAACCCCCGCCAGCGCCACCAACGCCTCTCGATGGCTGACGGAATCCTATCTCGCCGAATACGTGCCGGATGTACTCGCGCTGGTCGACGCGGACCGTTTCGAGGAATTGGACCGCCTGTTCTGGGAAGTGATCCCCTTTGGAACCGGCGGACGTCGCGGGTTGATGGCCGACATCGGTTCCGCCACGATCAACAACCGCACCATCGGCGAATCCGCACAAGGACTCGCCGTCTACATGCAACAGGCGACTGGTAAAACCAGCGGCGTGGCCGTTGTGACCAGTGACACGCGACTCCGCTCCCACGATTTCGCAAAATTGACCGCCACGACCTTCGCCGCCAACGGCCTCAAGGTCTACTTGTTCGAATCGCCCCGTGCGACCCCTGAGTTGTCCTTCGCCGTGCGGCACTTGAAATGCGACGTCGGCGCCATGGTCTCCGCCTCTCACAATCCCCCGTCAGACAACGGTTTCAAAGCCTACTGGTCCACCGGTGGCCAAGTCCTCCCGCCGCATGACAAAGGCATTATCGATTGCGTCTATCAATGCCAAGAACTCGCGACCATCGACTTCGACGAAGCAGTCGCCGCCGGCAAAATTGAAATCATCGGCGCCGAAGTCGATCGCGCCTATATCGCCAATGTCCTGGCCATGAGTCTTTCCCAGGCTCGCGACATCAAGGCCGTCTTCACCCCCTTGCATGGTGTCGGCGAAACAGCCGTCTATCGCGCTGCTGAGGCCGCCGGATTTGAAGGCGTTACCATCTTTGAGCCACAACGCGCTGCCGATGGAAACTTCCCCAACGTCCCCGACCAATTGCCCAACCCCGAACGCCCCGAAGTCTTCGCACCCGCCATCGAACAAGCCCGCGCCGAAGACGCCGCACTCGTTTTGGCCAGCGACCCCGACGCCGACCGCTTGGGAATCGCCGTCCGCAACGGCGAAGGCGAATACGTGCATGTCAGCGGCAATCGCATCGGCGTGTTGATCGCCGACTACATTTTGCGCAAGCGGAAAGAGGCCGGAACCCTCTCGCCGGAACACTATGTTGTCGAAACGTTGGTCACCACACCACTCATCGCCAAACTCGCACAAGCCGCCGACGTGCGGGCCATCGACGATTTGCTCGTCGGCTTCAAATACATCGGCCAAACCATGGACCGCGAAGGGCCGGACAACTTTGTCTTCGGCGCCGAAGAATCCCTCGGCTACCTCGCCGGCCAATACGCCCGCGACAAAGACGCCGCCATCGCCGGTCTCTACATTTTGGAACTCGCCGCAGAGCTGCACGCCGAGGGCAAAACCTTACTCGATCGATTGGACGAAATCTACGTCGAGCATGGATACTTCACCGAATCGCAAACCTCGCTCGTCAGCGAAGGCCCCACCGGCAAAGCCCAGATCGATGCGCTGATGCAAACCTTTCGCGACGCCCCCCCCGCGGAGTTGGCCGGCATCACCCTCTCCCGCGCCAGAGATTACGGCACACACGAAGTCCGCTCTCTGCCCGACAATGCACGCGTCGAAGATCTCCCCCAGCCACAAGGGGACTTGGTCTTCTTCGACTCGGCTCCCGGCGAACGCCAAATCTCCTTCGCCGCCCGCCCCTCAGGAACGGAACCCAAAATCAAATTCTACTACTTCGCCCAAGCCAGCTGCCCCAACAAAGACGCCCTAACCACCGCCAAAACCAACCTAGAAGCCACCCTAACAGATTTCAAAACCGCCCTCACCGAGTGGGTTAAAAAAGTAGTAGACAATTAA
- a CDS encoding NAD-dependent epimerase/dehydratase family protein → MTRVLITGSAGFIGFHTAKRLLADGYEVAGVDSLNDYYAPRLKEARHADIAVAYPQFQAHTMDLCDIGRVVELFEQFQPDLVCHLAAQPGIRYSLTHPLTYGERNLTAFMNVLEAAKNQKVARFVYASSSSVYGGNEKLPYSESDTVDQPMSIYAATKRSNELLAGTYSRLFDFQTIGLRLFTVYGPWGRPDMALWKFTESILAGRPISVYNNGEMFRDFTYVEDIVEGIRATLQAPGLAAAEVINLGNHRAESIMDLIAEIERATGKEAIKQLEPLQPGEPVRTFADIDKARRLLDFAPRTTIADGVPRFVDWYRQWTGD, encoded by the coding sequence ATGACAAGAGTTCTTATCACCGGCTCGGCGGGTTTCATTGGCTTTCATACAGCAAAGCGGTTGCTGGCGGATGGCTACGAAGTGGCTGGGGTCGATTCTCTGAACGACTACTATGCTCCGCGGCTCAAGGAAGCGCGACACGCGGATATCGCGGTGGCCTATCCCCAGTTTCAAGCCCATACCATGGACTTGTGCGATATTGGCCGCGTTGTGGAATTGTTCGAGCAATTCCAACCCGATTTGGTTTGCCATCTGGCAGCGCAGCCCGGCATTCGTTATTCGCTGACGCATCCGTTGACGTACGGCGAGCGAAACCTGACCGCCTTTATGAATGTCTTGGAAGCTGCCAAGAACCAAAAGGTCGCACGGTTTGTCTACGCCTCCAGTTCCAGCGTCTATGGCGGGAACGAGAAGCTGCCGTACTCCGAAAGCGACACGGTGGATCAGCCGATGAGCATCTATGCCGCCACCAAGCGCTCCAACGAGTTATTGGCCGGCACGTACAGCCGTCTCTTTGATTTTCAGACGATCGGACTACGGTTGTTTACGGTGTACGGACCGTGGGGACGTCCCGATATGGCGCTTTGGAAATTCACCGAGTCGATTCTGGCCGGCCGACCCATCAGCGTTTACAACAATGGCGAAATGTTTCGCGACTTCACGTATGTGGAGGACATTGTCGAGGGGATCCGGGCGACATTGCAGGCGCCCGGCTTAGCTGCGGCTGAGGTCATCAATTTGGGCAATCACCGTGCGGAGTCGATCATGGATTTGATTGCCGAGATCGAACGGGCCACCGGGAAAGAGGCGATCAAGCAGCTCGAGCCGTTGCAGCCCGGCGAACCGGTGCGGACTTTCGCCGATATCGACAAAGCCCGCCGGTTGTTGGATTTCGCGCCGCGGACTACGATTGCCGACGGCGTGCCGCGGTTCGTAGACTGGTACAGACAATGGACCGGCGATTGA
- a CDS encoding UDP-glucuronic acid decarboxylase family protein: protein MTTTLVTGGAGFLGSHLCDRLIERGDEVICVDNFFTGGKRNIEHLLDHPRFELIRHDIVHPLHVECDQIFNLACPASPPAYQYNPIKTIKTSTVGMVNVLGLAKRCRARVLQSSTSEVYGDPHVHPQTEDYWGHVNPIGPRSCYDEGKRVAESLCVNYHRENGVDVRIVRIFNTYGPRMDPQDGRVISNFINQAIQDEPITIYGDGSHSRSFCYVDDLIEAMLRMMEQTETIGPVNIGNPTETSLLDLAQTIRSITNSQSEITHHPLPQDDPKQRCPDITLAKKVLDWTPQVELRPGLEKTIAHYRSLLES, encoded by the coding sequence ATGACGACGACACTTGTGACCGGCGGCGCCGGTTTTTTGGGCAGCCATCTTTGCGACCGGCTGATCGAACGGGGCGACGAGGTGATCTGCGTCGACAACTTTTTTACCGGCGGCAAACGGAACATCGAACATCTGTTGGATCATCCGCGCTTTGAGTTGATCCGCCACGATATTGTGCATCCGCTGCATGTGGAGTGCGATCAAATTTTCAATCTCGCTTGTCCGGCCTCGCCTCCCGCCTATCAATACAATCCGATCAAAACGATCAAGACCTCCACGGTCGGGATGGTCAATGTCCTGGGGTTGGCCAAGCGTTGTCGCGCGCGTGTTTTGCAATCGTCAACGTCGGAAGTCTATGGCGATCCACACGTGCATCCGCAGACGGAAGATTATTGGGGGCATGTGAATCCCATCGGGCCGCGCAGTTGCTACGACGAAGGGAAACGGGTCGCAGAGTCGCTATGCGTCAATTACCACCGCGAGAACGGCGTAGACGTCCGCATCGTGCGGATCTTCAATACCTATGGACCACGGATGGATCCGCAAGACGGGCGGGTGATTTCGAATTTCATCAATCAGGCGATCCAGGACGAGCCGATTACGATCTACGGCGACGGCAGCCATTCCCGATCGTTTTGTTATGTGGATGACTTGATCGAAGCCATGTTGCGGATGATGGAACAGACTGAAACCATTGGCCCGGTGAATATCGGCAACCCCACGGAAACCAGTCTGTTGGACCTTGCGCAAACGATTCGCAGCATCACGAATTCCCAATCAGAAATCACACATCATCCGTTGCCGCAGGACGATCCCAAACAACGCTGCCCGGATATTACGCTGGCAAAAAAAGTTCTCGACTGGACGCCACAAGTTGAGTTGCGGCCCGGTTTGGAAAAAACGATCGCGCATTACCGCAGCCTGTTGGAGAGCTAA
- a CDS encoding NAD-dependent epimerase/dehydratase family protein, with protein sequence MLVTGATGFVGSHVVQRAIEAGYSPRALVRESSNRALLDEWGVEQVVGDFFDHDALKKAVDGVSAIVHCAAKVGDWGPIDDYRAVNVRGLEHLLVEAEAAGSLERFIQVSSLGVYEGRDHHGTDESEPATLTGMDGYTLTKAEAERLVLEHVRDNSLPATVVRPGFIYGPRDQTVLPRLLERLKIGQVKFFGSGDQLLNNTYVGNLVDAIFLCLEKPETIGEVFNITDGQLVSKKHYISSVAELAGYPVPTGSVPLGVARFLTKASERVYRLLGKKEAPLLSNARFKFLGLNLDFSIEKARRQLGYDPQVTFDEGVRRMMEWYKTNSDAA encoded by the coding sequence ATGCTCGTCACCGGTGCCACCGGGTTTGTTGGCAGTCACGTGGTGCAGCGGGCGATTGAAGCAGGCTATTCGCCGCGGGCGCTCGTCCGCGAGTCCAGCAATCGAGCACTGCTTGATGAATGGGGCGTGGAACAGGTCGTCGGCGATTTTTTTGATCACGACGCACTCAAAAAAGCGGTCGACGGCGTGAGTGCCATTGTGCACTGCGCGGCCAAGGTGGGGGACTGGGGGCCGATCGACGACTACCGCGCCGTGAACGTCCGCGGCTTGGAACATCTATTGGTTGAGGCCGAAGCGGCCGGCAGCTTAGAGCGGTTCATCCAAGTCAGTTCCTTGGGGGTTTACGAAGGCCGCGACCATCACGGGACCGATGAAAGCGAACCGGCGACCCTCACCGGAATGGACGGCTATACGCTCACCAAGGCCGAGGCGGAACGGCTGGTGCTGGAACATGTTCGCGACAACAGCCTGCCCGCAACGGTGGTCCGGCCGGGATTCATCTACGGCCCGCGCGATCAAACCGTGCTGCCGCGATTGTTGGAGCGGCTCAAGATCGGACAGGTGAAGTTCTTCGGTTCCGGTGATCAACTTTTAAACAACACCTACGTGGGCAATCTGGTCGACGCGATTTTCCTCTGCCTGGAGAAGCCGGAGACGATTGGCGAAGTGTTCAACATCACCGACGGCCAACTGGTCAGCAAGAAGCATTACATCTCCTCGGTCGCCGAATTGGCCGGTTACCCGGTGCCAACCGGATCGGTCCCGCTGGGAGTGGCGCGGTTTTTGACCAAAGCCTCGGAACGGGTCTATCGGCTATTGGGCAAAAAAGAAGCGCCACTGTTATCCAACGCGCGGTTCAAGTTCCTGGGCCTGAACCTCGATTTCTCCATCGAAAAAGCCCGCCGCCAACTCGGCTACGATCCGCAGGTGACGTTCGATGAAGGCGTGCGACGGATGATGGAGTGGTACAAGACTAATAGCGACGCAGCATAA
- a CDS encoding PQQ-binding-like beta-propeller repeat protein produces MRRIVSAGVLSLLFFTAASLHAEEWTQFRGPHRDNRSSETGLLTSWPEEGPKLLWTTHGIGEGFSTVSVSGGTLYTMGNLDGQEQVFALNEKTGKILWQTAIGEAYEQGRGNGPRGTPTIDGDFLYVLGGSGNLACINRTTHDVVWKLNILDEYDGENIKWGISESVLIDGDRLICTPGGSKGTVVALDKKTGKEIWTSITKDKARAGYASAVITTAGGVKQYVQFTSDATIGIRADNGQFLWSNTASANPVANCSTALLTGDYVFTASGYGTGGALLKLNADGDSVESEFMYKTPMMKNHHGGMVIVDGYIYGANNNVWTCMDLTTGDVKWAERSVGKGALVYADGHLYLRGEKGPVALVEANPEKFVETGRFDQPERSDYNAWPHPVIADGKLYLRDMDVLLCYDVRQ; encoded by the coding sequence ATGAGACGGATTGTGTCTGCCGGTGTGCTGAGCTTGTTATTTTTCACAGCTGCGTCGCTTCACGCGGAAGAGTGGACACAGTTTCGCGGTCCCCATCGCGACAACCGCTCCTCCGAAACCGGGCTGCTGACCTCTTGGCCCGAAGAGGGTCCAAAATTGTTGTGGACAACCCACGGCATCGGCGAAGGATTCTCGACCGTTTCCGTCAGCGGTGGAACCCTCTACACAATGGGCAACCTCGACGGGCAAGAACAAGTTTTCGCTCTGAATGAAAAAACGGGAAAGATCCTCTGGCAAACTGCAATCGGCGAAGCCTACGAACAAGGTCGCGGCAACGGTCCCCGCGGTACACCGACGATCGACGGCGATTTTCTCTATGTGTTGGGCGGCAGCGGCAATCTAGCCTGCATCAACCGCACGACACACGACGTGGTTTGGAAGTTGAATATCCTGGATGAGTACGACGGCGAAAACATCAAATGGGGCATCAGCGAATCGGTGTTGATCGATGGCGACCGGCTGATCTGCACGCCCGGCGGCAGCAAAGGCACCGTTGTTGCCCTCGACAAAAAAACCGGCAAAGAGATTTGGACCTCGATCACCAAAGACAAAGCCCGCGCGGGGTATGCGTCGGCCGTGATCACCACAGCTGGCGGAGTGAAGCAATACGTGCAATTCACGAGTGATGCAACCATTGGGATTCGCGCCGACAACGGTCAATTCCTGTGGAGCAATACCGCCTCGGCCAACCCGGTTGCCAACTGTTCCACAGCGCTGCTGACCGGCGATTATGTCTTCACCGCGTCGGGCTACGGCACGGGCGGCGCGCTGCTAAAACTCAATGCCGATGGGGACAGCGTCGAATCAGAATTCATGTACAAAACACCGATGATGAAAAACCATCATGGCGGCATGGTGATCGTCGATGGCTACATCTACGGTGCCAACAACAACGTTTGGACCTGTATGGACCTAACGACCGGCGACGTCAAATGGGCCGAGCGTTCCGTTGGCAAAGGAGCTTTGGTCTACGCCGATGGACACCTGTATTTACGCGGCGAAAAAGGCCCCGTCGCCCTGGTCGAAGCCAACCCCGAGAAATTCGTCGAAACCGGCCGCTTCGACCAACCCGAGCGAAGCGACTACAACGCCTGGCCCCACCCGGTCATTGCCGACGGCAAGCTCTACCTGCGCGACATGGACGTGCTGCTTTGTTACGACGTGCGACAGTAG